In Thunnus thynnus chromosome 13, fThuThy2.1, whole genome shotgun sequence, the following proteins share a genomic window:
- the LOC137196174 gene encoding T-cell immunoglobulin and mucin domain-containing protein 4-like isoform X2: MKVVGRAGENISLPCKYDIRYNGARSACWGRGSIPLSGCNNQIISTDGRKVIESTRVSSRYQLLGRLEDGDVSLTILKTTEEDAGRYGCRVDIYGWFNDQKHHIDLTIEKAPASTTAATTTERGSDVTPWRGSDVTVVCETTEPTVTLVQELWGAPVQQVNNLHIFIGNTVRFFIIILIPALLLIAAYRVRRTNQSTATDRRQNQSEERDSSV, from the exons atgaaggTTGTTGGTCGAGCAGGTGAGAACATCTCTCTGCCGTGTAAATATGACATCAGGTATAACGGAGCGAGGTCAGCTTGCTGGGGTCGAGGATCAATACCACTTTCAGGCTGCAACAACCAGATCATCTCCACAGACGGACGTAAAGTGATAGAATCAACCAGAGTTTCCAGCAGGTATCAGTTACTGGGACGACTGGAGGATGGAGATGTTTCTCTGACGATCCtgaaaaccacagaagaagatgcTGGACGGTACGGATGCAGAGTGGACATATATGGGTGGTTCAATGATCAAAAACATCACATCGATCTGACCATTGAGAAAG CTCCAGCCTCAACCACAGCAGCCACcacaacagagagaggaagtgatgtcaccCCGTGgagaggaagtgatgtcacagtcGTATGTGAAACCACAGAACCCACAGTGACACTGGTTCAGGAG tTGTGGGGCGCACCTGTTCAGCAGGTAAACAATCTGCACATCTTCATCGGGAACACAGTGAgattcttcatcatcatcctcatacCTGCACTGCTGCTGATAGCTGCttaca GAGTGAGGAGGACCAATCAGAGCACAGCGACTGACAGGAGGCAgaaccaatcagaagagagggaCAGCTCTGTGTAG
- the LOC137196174 gene encoding T-cell immunoglobulin and mucin domain-containing protein 4-like isoform X1, with protein sequence MLIMKTVSRLLIVLLTVIERSSSMKVVGRAGENISLPCKYDIRYNGARSACWGRGSIPLSGCNNQIISTDGRKVIESTRVSSRYQLLGRLEDGDVSLTILKTTEEDAGRYGCRVDIYGWFNDQKHHIDLTIEKAPASTTAATTTERGSDVTPWRGSDVTVVCETTEPTVTLVQELWGAPVQQVNNLHIFIGNTVRFFIIILIPALLLIAAYRVRRTNQSTATDRRQNQSEERDSSV encoded by the exons ATGTTGATCATGAAGACTGTGAGCAGGTTGCTGATCGTTCTCCTCACAG tcattgaacgcagcagcagcatgaaggTTGTTGGTCGAGCAGGTGAGAACATCTCTCTGCCGTGTAAATATGACATCAGGTATAACGGAGCGAGGTCAGCTTGCTGGGGTCGAGGATCAATACCACTTTCAGGCTGCAACAACCAGATCATCTCCACAGACGGACGTAAAGTGATAGAATCAACCAGAGTTTCCAGCAGGTATCAGTTACTGGGACGACTGGAGGATGGAGATGTTTCTCTGACGATCCtgaaaaccacagaagaagatgcTGGACGGTACGGATGCAGAGTGGACATATATGGGTGGTTCAATGATCAAAAACATCACATCGATCTGACCATTGAGAAAG CTCCAGCCTCAACCACAGCAGCCACcacaacagagagaggaagtgatgtcaccCCGTGgagaggaagtgatgtcacagtcGTATGTGAAACCACAGAACCCACAGTGACACTGGTTCAGGAG tTGTGGGGCGCACCTGTTCAGCAGGTAAACAATCTGCACATCTTCATCGGGAACACAGTGAgattcttcatcatcatcctcatacCTGCACTGCTGCTGATAGCTGCttaca GAGTGAGGAGGACCAATCAGAGCACAGCGACTGACAGGAGGCAgaaccaatcagaagagagggaCAGCTCTGTGTAG